In a genomic window of Thermoproteus tenax Kra 1:
- a CDS encoding GNAT family N-acetyltransferase, giving the protein MAGGVGGVAVRDLEPRDFWQVVELYYGYYREVDEDPTRLGVEVGLALEERSPSIADEFAWFAEKLRAVERGDAVFKVAEIGERLVGTCEIARSRRRGFNHVGVLGIAVAREWRGRGVGRALAEAAIRDACGRRLFELIVLEVMDVNERAIRLYEKLGFVKYGYLPKGAKLRGRYFNIVYMYKECSDGESR; this is encoded by the coding sequence GTGGCTGGCGGAGTTGGGGGTGTGGCTGTTAGGGATTTGGAGCCGAGGGATTTCTGGCAGGTTGTGGAGCTGTACTACGGCTATTATCGGGAGGTGGACGAGGATCCCACGAGGCTCGGCGTGGAGGTGGGATTGGCTCTGGAAGAGAGGTCGCCCTCTATAGCGGATGAGTTTGCGTGGTTCGCGGAGAAGTTAAGGGCAGTGGAGCGCGGCGACGCTGTGTTTAAAGTTGCTGAGATCGGGGAGAGGCTGGTGGGAACGTGCGAAATCGCAAGAAGCAGGAGGAGGGGGTTTAACCACGTGGGTGTCCTCGGCATAGCTGTGGCGAGGGAGTGGAGGGGCCGGGGCGTCGGCAGGGCTTTAGCAGAGGCGGCGATTAGAGATGCATGCGGCAGGAGGCTTTTCGAGCTAATTGTTCTGGAGGTTATGGATGTGAACGAAAGGGCCATTAGGCTCTATGAAAAGCTCGGCTTCGTTAAGTACGGCTATTTGCCAAAAGGCGCCAAATTAAGGGGACGCTACTTCAACATAGTCTACATGTACAAAGAGTGTAGCGATGGTGAGTCGAGATGA
- a CDS encoding PD-(D/E)XK nuclease family protein — protein sequence MSLDWGKLEEVVERAVRRARSEELREVADAVRTLAEYMKTGFQETNKRIEELAKRLETHGRLLEEHGKRLEELVRAVAELGKRVEEQGRILAEHGRRLDELTKAVAELKVAMGSLGRRWGRDLERTVLEIYRDALEGKGVEPGRVEKFVYTDVDGRYLKPGASIEVDVYIHDGKMYLLEVKSHAELEDVEWFAEKAGAVEKILGRKAHRLIIVAVNIDKEALERAAQLGIDAVYGAVIE from the coding sequence GTGAGTCTCGACTGGGGGAAGCTTGAGGAGGTTGTGGAGAGGGCTGTTAGGAGGGCTAGGTCTGAGGAGCTTAGGGAGGTGGCCGACGCCGTGAGGACCCTCGCCGAATACATGAAAACGGGCTTCCAAGAAACAAACAAAAGAATAGAAGAACTAGCCAAGAGACTTGAGACGCATGGAAGGCTACTGGAGGAACACGGCAAGAGACTTGAGGAGCTAGTCAGGGCGGTGGCTGAGCTGGGTAAGAGAGTTGAGGAGCAGGGCAGGATTTTGGCTGAGCATGGCAGGAGGCTTGATGAATTAACTAAGGCAGTTGCAGAGCTTAAGGTGGCTATGGGTTCCCTTGGCCGTAGGTGGGGCCGCGACTTGGAGCGTACTGTTCTTGAGATTTACCGGGATGCTTTGGAGGGGAAGGGTGTGGAGCCGGGCCGTGTGGAGAAGTTCGTCTACACGGACGTCGACGGCCGTTATTTGAAGCCGGGCGCCAGTATCGAGGTGGATGTCTATATACACGACGGAAAGATGTATCTGCTTGAGGTTAAGTCGCATGCGGAGCTTGAGGATGTGGAGTGGTTTGCCGAGAAGGCCGGGGCAGTGGAGAAGATACTCGGCCGGAAGGCGCACAGACTCATAATTGTAGCCGTGAATATAGATAAAGAAGCCCTGGAAAGAGCCGCACAGCTGGGGATAGACGCGGTATACGGCGCTGTTATTGAATAG
- a CDS encoding nucleotidyltransferase domain-containing protein, with translation MFIELLADLKRERDRYVAETWRYLSAIKEAVWRVDPDAWVLAFGSFVRGDFRPDSDVDVLVVTTADKFAVYRAAADAVGRGPHPFEIHVAIPQEYESWYRRFIDAWQEV, from the coding sequence ATGTTTATAGAGTTGCTGGCTGATCTCAAGAGGGAGCGCGACAGATATGTGGCAGAGACATGGCGGTATCTGTCGGCGATAAAGGAGGCCGTCTGGAGGGTTGATCCAGACGCCTGGGTTCTGGCCTTCGGGAGCTTCGTAAGGGGGGACTTTAGGCCGGACAGCGACGTAGACGTCCTCGTGGTAACTACGGCGGATAAATTCGCCGTCTACAGGGCGGCCGCGGACGCCGTCGGCAGAGGGCCCCACCCCTTCGAGATACACGTGGCCATCCCCCAGGAGTACGAGAGTTGGTACAGGAGGTTTATCGACGCGTGGCAGGAGGTCTAG
- a CDS encoding AAA family ATPase, with protein sequence MLKWIEVRNFKAHEEFSTDFVEGVNFIYGPNGAGKSSLLEAVAVALYGSKWLQKIKAKWSDLVRRGAPEASVELSFVGLDGVEYTVVRRFSPAGSSPSGTYILAEGRQIARGDQEVTAAAARALGIGVEEFANLVYIRQGELRRILAEPDYIDRLFRLDEFDDLDEIVREITGEVSRRRARAEGRAEELAKRAEALRGQAERLKAELAEARAEAERLRASFEQFKAVDAQYSELKERAAALEQEARALRAEAERLEEELVSLDIDREKKAEELAELARLEEELRALPEPDRSAEAQYYELKRAVELLSSAPEARKFKPEDLEAALRERDEAAARISEIAARLKLLKDVVRIAGSSSGGRCPVCGGPLSQETVERHKREAERLEEELRRLEARKAELDAAVRRLERAREEYLRVKDYLSLDLDEAKRRLAELREAYERSKALERRRAEIAGRLASRGRLEEELRRLEAKRAEEERRLGQVRARLSEVEAELSRIKPALEEAAKRREELRALAESYLRASSRAEELERQLRQTAEELSKSARELEAARAEAKAHAEAESRGNAVRSALREVKPLARRILTEAVNAELNSIFLKLRHKESFRAAELAQEGGRYYVVVARSDGQRFSHTALSLGEVNLLALALRLALAKALLGRPPFMILDEPTEHLDEIHRQRIVELVRDLAREVRTVVVTSHLGEFEEVADKRIDL encoded by the coding sequence ATGCTAAAGTGGATAGAGGTTAGGAACTTCAAGGCACACGAGGAGTTCTCCACAGACTTCGTCGAAGGGGTCAACTTCATCTACGGGCCCAACGGCGCCGGCAAGTCCAGCCTCCTGGAGGCCGTCGCAGTGGCCCTCTACGGATCCAAGTGGCTCCAGAAGATAAAGGCCAAGTGGTCAGACCTAGTGAGGAGGGGGGCGCCGGAGGCCTCAGTGGAGCTCTCCTTCGTGGGGCTGGACGGAGTGGAGTACACAGTCGTGAGGAGGTTCTCCCCGGCGGGCTCATCGCCCTCGGGCACCTATATCCTAGCCGAAGGGAGGCAGATCGCAAGAGGCGACCAAGAGGTCACAGCGGCGGCGGCCAGGGCGCTCGGCATAGGCGTCGAGGAGTTCGCCAACCTCGTCTATATAAGGCAGGGGGAGCTAAGAAGGATACTGGCCGAGCCCGACTATATAGACAGACTGTTTAGGCTGGACGAGTTCGACGACTTGGACGAGATCGTGAGGGAGATAACCGGCGAGGTCTCTAGGAGGAGAGCGAGGGCCGAGGGGAGGGCTGAGGAGCTGGCCAAGAGGGCGGAGGCCTTGAGGGGGCAGGCCGAGAGGCTTAAGGCCGAGCTAGCTGAGGCCAGAGCTGAGGCCGAGAGGCTGAGGGCCTCCTTCGAGCAGTTCAAGGCCGTGGACGCGCAGTACTCGGAGCTGAAGGAGAGGGCGGCGGCGCTGGAGCAAGAGGCGAGGGCCCTCAGAGCCGAGGCCGAGAGGCTGGAGGAGGAGCTCGTCTCTCTGGATATAGATAGGGAGAAGAAAGCCGAGGAGCTCGCCGAGCTGGCTCGTCTGGAGGAGGAGCTGAGGGCTCTGCCCGAGCCGGACCGCTCTGCCGAGGCCCAGTACTACGAGCTCAAGAGGGCCGTGGAGCTGCTCTCCTCGGCGCCCGAGGCCCGCAAATTCAAGCCCGAGGACCTCGAGGCGGCGCTCAGAGAGAGGGATGAGGCGGCCGCGCGCATATCGGAGATCGCGGCGAGGCTGAAGCTTCTGAAGGACGTCGTAAGGATAGCGGGCTCCTCCTCGGGCGGCAGATGCCCAGTGTGCGGAGGGCCGCTCTCGCAAGAGACCGTGGAGAGACACAAGAGGGAGGCCGAGAGGCTGGAGGAGGAGCTGAGGAGGCTGGAGGCCAGAAAGGCGGAGTTGGACGCGGCCGTGAGGCGTCTGGAGAGGGCGCGGGAGGAGTATCTGAGGGTGAAGGACTACCTCTCTCTGGACTTAGACGAGGCCAAGAGGAGGCTCGCCGAGCTGAGGGAGGCCTACGAGAGGTCCAAGGCTCTGGAGAGGAGGAGGGCCGAGATAGCCGGCAGACTGGCGTCGAGGGGCAGGCTGGAGGAGGAGCTGAGGAGGCTGGAGGCCAAGAGGGCCGAGGAGGAGAGGAGGCTCGGGCAGGTCAGAGCGAGGCTCAGCGAGGTGGAGGCGGAGCTCTCGAGGATCAAGCCGGCGCTTGAGGAGGCGGCGAAGAGGCGGGAGGAGCTCAGAGCTCTAGCCGAGTCTTACCTCAGAGCGTCGTCCAGGGCGGAGGAGCTGGAGAGACAGCTGAGGCAGACCGCCGAGGAGCTCTCGAAGTCCGCGCGGGAGCTGGAGGCCGCGAGGGCTGAGGCCAAGGCGCATGCGGAGGCCGAGTCCAGAGGAAACGCCGTTAGGTCCGCCCTCAGAGAGGTCAAGCCGCTGGCCCGCAGAATTCTGACCGAGGCTGTGAACGCCGAGCTGAACTCGATCTTTCTGAAGCTGAGGCACAAGGAGAGCTTCAGAGCGGCCGAGCTCGCGCAGGAGGGCGGGCGGTACTACGTAGTCGTGGCCCGGTCAGACGGCCAGAGGTTCTCCCACACAGCGCTCTCTCTGGGCGAAGTCAACCTGTTGGCTCTGGCGTTGCGCCTCGCCTTGGCCAAAGCCCTCCTGGGGAGACCGCCCTTCATGATCCTCGACGAGCCCACTGAGCACCTCGACGAGATACACAGGCAGAGGATAGTGGAGCTGGTCAGAGACTTGGCGAGGGAGGTCAGGACCGTGGTAGTGACGTCCCACTTGGGCGAGTTCGAGGAGGTCGCAGACAAGAGGATCGATCTGTGA
- a CDS encoding ATP-binding protein, whose translation MRALERAVVTATGSSTVGLVKTPERFPGRRGSGRDVVVLPLDFPTYAEVTGVAGGDPAALAEAFHEYLETGGFPRSINRHPDAAETVVDAVVSEAYRHGRSPHLLKDIVAAVLDRVPSPTSYHALAQDVGVSHNTVREYLEFLADIYAVGIALQISGGMPQPRREKKIFFRDPLLYRALAQWTSRAVDEAALLEHVVQEHLYRKFGEIYYWRNKEEVDAVAGPYKVEIKRTRPRRTHPADVQILTKEDIPHFLKQLKG comes from the coding sequence GTGAGGGCCCTGGAGAGGGCCGTCGTGACGGCCACCGGCTCCTCCACCGTGGGCCTCGTCAAGACGCCGGAGCGGTTCCCCGGCAGAAGGGGGAGCGGCCGCGACGTGGTCGTCCTGCCCCTCGACTTCCCCACCTACGCCGAGGTCACCGGGGTAGCCGGCGGCGACCCGGCGGCTCTGGCCGAGGCCTTCCACGAGTACCTAGAGACTGGCGGGTTCCCCAGATCAATAAACAGACACCCCGACGCGGCTGAGACCGTCGTAGACGCCGTGGTTTCCGAGGCCTATAGACACGGCAGAAGCCCCCACCTCCTCAAGGACATAGTGGCGGCGGTGCTGGACAGAGTGCCGAGTCCAACGTCCTACCACGCCTTGGCACAAGACGTGGGGGTCTCCCACAACACCGTGAGGGAGTATCTGGAGTTCCTCGCCGACATATACGCCGTCGGAATCGCCCTGCAGATCTCCGGCGGGATGCCCCAGCCGAGGAGAGAGAAGAAGATATTCTTCAGAGACCCCTTGCTCTACCGGGCGCTGGCGCAGTGGACATCCCGGGCCGTCGACGAGGCGGCCCTGCTCGAACACGTGGTACAGGAACACCTCTACCGGAAGTTCGGCGAGATATACTACTGGAGAAACAAGGAGGAGGTAGACGCAGTGGCCGGCCCCTACAAAGTCGAGATAAAGAGGACGCGGCCCCGGAGAACCCACCCAGCAGACGTGCAGATTCTAACGAAAGAGGACATACCACACTTCCTAAAACAACTAAAAGGCTGA
- a CDS encoding XdhC family protein — protein sequence MIRRRRERGDVKAVWLQLGIRTPSGVREAFEAEGIALFEDMCMMETHAMLFGLRPLARFSNCPWATVFYMDLGFYVSICDVFRVLDLAARRGDSAVIVRVYDGSNVFIDAVVEGKLLLGLAPSEVVGAVGGLKPGERAEMWVGRLWVEAEGVLLKPSLVVVGFGEVARRVSEVAVAAGFNVAALGHSAQGAVYRGELTDLEKLVSEGSAVVVANEGGHPSDVDVVETALRRGAGYVALLASQRRAALVVKELLKRGIPREAIAERLRSPAGLDIGAKTAGEIAVSIVAEVVMYYRGGCGRPMREVKNPFDVLEEVEGVDLSQYKCQWRPPRTL from the coding sequence GTGATCAGGCGCCGGAGGGAGAGGGGAGATGTCAAGGCGGTGTGGCTACAGCTGGGGATCAGGACTCCCTCAGGCGTCCGTGAGGCGTTTGAGGCTGAGGGCATCGCCCTGTTTGAAGACATGTGTATGATGGAGACCCACGCTATGTTGTTCGGGCTGAGGCCCCTGGCGAGGTTTAGCAACTGTCCCTGGGCGACAGTCTTTTATATGGACCTAGGTTTTTATGTGTCTATTTGTGATGTCTTTAGAGTTTTGGATTTGGCGGCGAGACGGGGTGATTCTGCCGTCATCGTGAGGGTTTACGACGGCTCAAATGTGTTTATAGACGCCGTGGTGGAGGGCAAGCTGCTCCTCGGCTTAGCCCCGTCTGAGGTGGTGGGGGCCGTGGGGGGCTTGAAACCTGGGGAGAGGGCGGAGATGTGGGTAGGCCGTCTCTGGGTGGAGGCGGAGGGGGTCCTCCTCAAGCCCTCCCTCGTGGTTGTGGGTTTTGGCGAGGTGGCGCGCCGCGTCTCTGAGGTGGCGGTTGCCGCTGGTTTTAACGTGGCGGCGCTTGGCCACTCGGCACAGGGCGCTGTTTATAGGGGGGAGCTGACAGATCTAGAGAAGTTGGTATCGGAGGGGTCGGCCGTGGTGGTGGCTAACGAGGGCGGCCATCCCAGCGATGTGGATGTGGTGGAGACGGCGCTTAGGAGAGGGGCAGGTTACGTGGCGCTACTGGCCAGCCAGCGGAGGGCGGCGCTCGTCGTCAAAGAGCTTCTCAAGAGGGGAATCCCGCGGGAGGCCATCGCAGAGAGGCTGAGGTCGCCGGCTGGCCTGGACATAGGGGCGAAAACCGCCGGGGAGATAGCGGTGAGCATAGTTGCGGAAGTGGTGATGTACTATAGAGGGGGGTGCGGGAGGCCTATGAGAGAGGTGAAGAACCCCTTCGACGTCTTGGAGGAGGTCGAGGGGGTTGACCTCTCCCAGTATAAATGCCAGTGGAGACCTCCGCGTACGCTTTAG
- a CDS encoding DNA repair exonuclease, translating to MKIAHISDAHLGRQQYHLAEREEDYYAAFAEALRAAREADAVLVTGDLFDARRPSTRALLRALEIIAESGMRVYAIGGNHDFSYLRPEDTPLRILDKVGLAKLVCFREEDLGGVWLYGACAMPKSRAEEYRQRIASARPGSVLAIHQAVEGVRASYPASADEYTMPQRVFAGLKAVHIAAGHVHDHGARHPLGILWAGSLEIWDSSEFEVWDWVQGRWEKAQDAAPKGFYIIDVSGKAASVKEIVLKPRRRAVKLRVFAREPKDFEIALNSAVPLFDSKGVLVRVELYGEVAEQLRLGDYEGLFARAIPVGVVDKTKRREQRAVRAGSAYEAVEKALRERLGDGANAVARALAYLRDGDKAMAKRIMEQWIYAKVDRG from the coding sequence ATGAAGATAGCGCACATCAGCGACGCGCACCTCGGCAGACAACAGTACCATTTGGCCGAGCGGGAGGAGGACTACTACGCGGCGTTCGCAGAGGCTCTGAGGGCCGCCAGAGAGGCCGACGCAGTGCTTGTGACGGGGGATCTCTTCGACGCCCGCAGGCCCAGCACTAGGGCTCTGCTGAGGGCGCTCGAGATAATCGCCGAGTCCGGCATGAGGGTCTACGCCATAGGGGGGAACCACGACTTCAGCTACCTCCGTCCCGAGGACACGCCTCTGAGGATCTTGGACAAAGTGGGCCTAGCAAAACTTGTGTGCTTCAGGGAGGAGGATCTGGGCGGCGTCTGGCTCTACGGGGCCTGCGCCATGCCCAAGTCCAGAGCGGAGGAGTATAGGCAGAGGATCGCCTCGGCCAGGCCCGGCTCAGTCTTGGCTATACATCAAGCGGTCGAGGGGGTCAGAGCCAGCTACCCCGCCTCGGCCGACGAATATACAATGCCCCAGAGGGTCTTCGCCGGCCTAAAGGCAGTTCACATAGCGGCTGGGCACGTGCACGACCACGGGGCGAGGCACCCCCTGGGGATCCTCTGGGCGGGCTCTCTGGAGATCTGGGACTCGAGCGAGTTCGAGGTGTGGGACTGGGTCCAGGGGAGGTGGGAGAAGGCGCAGGACGCAGCCCCCAAGGGGTTCTACATAATAGACGTCTCCGGGAAGGCGGCCTCAGTGAAGGAGATCGTCCTCAAGCCCAGGAGGCGCGCAGTGAAGCTCAGAGTGTTCGCAAGAGAGCCGAAGGACTTCGAGATAGCCCTCAACTCCGCCGTCCCGCTCTTCGACTCAAAGGGGGTGCTAGTCAGAGTGGAGCTCTACGGAGAGGTGGCGGAGCAGCTCCGCCTGGGGGACTACGAGGGTCTGTTCGCCAGAGCTATCCCCGTGGGAGTAGTGGACAAGACCAAGAGGCGGGAGCAGAGGGCCGTGAGGGCGGGCTCGGCGTATGAGGCCGTGGAGAAGGCGTTGAGGGAGAGGCTTGGAGACGGGGCCAATGCTGTGGCGAGGGCTCTGGCCTATCTGAGGGATGGAGATAAGGCGATGGCGAAGAGGATTATGGAACAGTGGATCTATGCTAAAGTGGATAGAGGTTAG
- a CDS encoding helicase HerA domain-containing protein, which produces MKIGYVIGNSTPTEFLATLDPERPVRLYEYVAVDSVEIPPEEEEQVQVRLLGQVVRIFRDPYQLKRDLPLYEVVEGVSHDLLEVQIAKVKILGYLWNGEIHMPKMPPRIGAPVVLATDEEVAELYGRGELCVGRLAARPLDICLDMEGIKRHAAVIAATGSGKTWFSVVLIEELLKRGAHVVVLDPHGEYVPVRDTVQRLGPIGAVTVRVSRHHAGDVMYKIGVLDMDPEALADAAGVPPKATKIRYAIYLAHSLAKAAYKRGSLRRAGPKALARILREAQRGEQRLRSLLKGWGYAEEDERVSELAELAKRDRHSIFSASAYLKKLSRLGVFASRTTPLSKLTSNLTVVNLAGVGEEIQDYVAWHILTRIFRARVRHVRGLKGPKLERPVVVFLEEAHRFAPPKSARRTRAYEAVARIAAEGRKFGVYLVVITQRPSRVDPDVMSQMQSQIIMRIVNPKDQEAVRDSSEQLAQEYLENLPGLDKGEAVILGPLLRLPAVVRLRDRVLEYGGGDIALSEAWRSEEPGGRNVVEEGCSGGRPIPQRRSPRLRCA; this is translated from the coding sequence ATGAAGATAGGCTACGTCATAGGGAACTCGACGCCGACGGAGTTCTTGGCTACTCTTGACCCCGAGCGGCCGGTCCGCCTGTATGAGTATGTGGCCGTGGACAGCGTCGAGATACCGCCGGAAGAGGAGGAGCAAGTCCAAGTGAGGCTGTTGGGACAAGTGGTGAGGATATTCAGAGACCCCTACCAGCTCAAGAGGGACCTCCCTCTGTACGAGGTCGTCGAGGGGGTCTCGCACGACCTCCTGGAGGTTCAGATAGCCAAAGTGAAGATATTGGGCTACCTCTGGAACGGCGAGATACACATGCCCAAAATGCCGCCGAGGATAGGCGCCCCCGTGGTGCTTGCGACGGACGAGGAGGTGGCCGAGCTCTACGGCAGAGGCGAGCTCTGCGTGGGCAGACTGGCCGCAAGACCTCTGGATATATGTCTAGATATGGAGGGGATAAAGAGGCACGCCGCAGTAATAGCGGCCACCGGGAGCGGCAAGACTTGGTTCTCGGTGGTGTTGATAGAGGAGCTGCTGAAGAGGGGCGCCCACGTCGTCGTATTGGATCCCCACGGGGAGTACGTCCCCGTCCGGGACACAGTGCAGAGGCTCGGCCCAATTGGCGCAGTCACAGTGAGAGTGTCCAGACACCACGCTGGAGACGTGATGTACAAAATAGGGGTGTTGGACATGGACCCCGAGGCGCTCGCCGACGCGGCCGGCGTGCCCCCGAAGGCCACGAAGATAAGGTACGCGATATACCTCGCCCACTCTCTCGCCAAGGCGGCCTACAAGAGGGGCTCCCTTAGGAGGGCCGGCCCCAAGGCTCTGGCCCGGATCCTCCGGGAGGCGCAGAGGGGCGAACAGAGGCTGAGGTCTCTCCTGAAGGGCTGGGGCTACGCAGAGGAGGACGAGAGAGTCTCCGAGCTCGCCGAGTTGGCCAAGAGGGACAGACACTCTATCTTCAGCGCGTCCGCCTATCTGAAGAAGCTGTCCAGACTCGGCGTATTTGCCTCCAGGACTACGCCGTTGTCCAAACTGACTTCCAATCTGACGGTGGTAAATCTGGCGGGCGTGGGCGAGGAGATACAGGACTACGTGGCGTGGCACATACTCACTAGGATCTTCAGAGCGAGGGTGAGGCACGTGAGAGGCCTCAAGGGGCCCAAGCTGGAGAGGCCCGTCGTAGTCTTCCTTGAGGAGGCGCACAGGTTCGCCCCGCCCAAATCGGCCAGAAGGACCAGAGCCTACGAGGCTGTGGCGAGGATAGCGGCCGAGGGGAGGAAGTTCGGAGTATATCTGGTGGTAATAACCCAGAGGCCCTCCCGCGTGGACCCGGACGTAATGAGCCAGATGCAGTCACAGATCATAATGAGGATCGTCAACCCGAAGGACCAAGAGGCGGTGAGGGACAGCAGCGAGCAGCTGGCCCAGGAGTATCTCGAGAACCTCCCCGGCTTAGACAAAGGCGAGGCAGTGATCCTCGGGCCGCTCCTGAGGCTCCCCGCGGTAGTGAGGCTGAGGGACAGAGTCCTGGAGTACGGAGGAGGGGACATAGCGCTCTCCGAGGCCTGGAGAAGCGAGGAGCCCGGAGGTCGCAATGTTGTGGAGGAAGGATGTTCGGGAGGCCGCCCGATCCCGCAACGGCGATCTCCGCGTCTGCGTTGCGCATAG
- a CDS encoding DNA double-strand break repair nuclease NurA → MYVDHFFDLFLKSARDKIGKYLEYQRRSPSFSSLREHIPFRKAGAAEVDAPSAGVDGGVGLVELDNGHKIVLARAAAVGRGLRKREFIADVLIVDSSAAKWAYLITAEALAGISALEEGGFDYLLMDGSLYAKAVMLIHNLILTREFQSIFYIPEIILALYSLTELLKKAEEQGVRAVFVSKDSRFKVLKEYAAFESLRGKLDDYIVERGLSWYSIMWLRRFRRELSSYYQRLRGDPEASVALDALFRQSATDHVVLSGMRARTYTVPLLMGACDAYMSYKGLTTVKRLVDAVADRVEDSMAFRQEPLSSAREYLDLAEGALSAMPKILFFYLKPAEGAEPLLVEVPLPGSRMFDGAPVKAFYPQASVDDVVSLILAQYKDDVHYNDWLWYAHEMASFKSSQLVEYAVYLKRMLQESGVSMARRIKMGAGL, encoded by the coding sequence ATGTATGTGGACCACTTCTTCGATCTGTTCCTCAAATCGGCGAGGGACAAGATTGGGAAATATCTGGAGTACCAACGCCGTAGTCCCTCCTTCTCCTCACTGAGGGAGCACATACCCTTCCGCAAGGCCGGCGCAGCTGAAGTCGACGCCCCCAGCGCGGGAGTCGACGGAGGGGTGGGGCTTGTGGAGCTCGACAACGGACACAAGATAGTGTTGGCGCGGGCGGCGGCCGTGGGGCGGGGGCTGAGGAAGAGGGAGTTTATAGCCGACGTGTTGATAGTGGACTCCTCGGCGGCTAAATGGGCGTATCTAATAACGGCGGAGGCGCTGGCGGGGATCTCGGCGCTCGAGGAGGGTGGGTTCGACTATCTGCTCATGGACGGATCCCTCTACGCCAAAGCGGTTATGCTCATCCACAATCTGATACTCACGAGGGAGTTCCAGTCCATCTTCTATATACCCGAGATCATTCTGGCCCTCTACTCGCTCACAGAGCTCCTCAAGAAGGCCGAGGAGCAGGGCGTGAGGGCCGTCTTTGTCTCAAAGGACAGCAGATTCAAAGTTCTGAAGGAGTACGCCGCCTTTGAGTCGTTGAGGGGCAAGCTCGACGACTACATTGTGGAGAGGGGGCTCTCGTGGTACTCCATCATGTGGCTCAGGAGGTTCAGAAGAGAGCTCTCCTCGTACTACCAGCGGCTCAGAGGAGACCCCGAGGCGTCGGTGGCCTTGGACGCGCTCTTCAGACAGTCTGCCACAGACCACGTGGTCCTCTCAGGCATGAGGGCCAGGACTTACACAGTGCCCCTCCTCATGGGCGCCTGCGACGCATATATGTCCTACAAAGGTTTGACTACAGTCAAACGGCTTGTGGACGCAGTGGCGGACAGAGTCGAGGACTCAATGGCGTTCAGACAGGAACCCCTCTCCTCTGCCCGCGAGTATTTAGATCTGGCCGAGGGGGCGCTGTCGGCGATGCCCAAGATACTCTTCTTCTACCTAAAGCCGGCCGAGGGGGCGGAGCCTCTGTTGGTCGAAGTGCCGCTGCCGGGCAGCAGAATGTTCGACGGCGCCCCCGTGAAGGCCTTCTATCCGCAGGCCTCGGTGGACGACGTAGTCTCCCTCATTTTGGCCCAGTATAAAGACGACGTCCACTACAACGACTGGCTCTGGTACGCCCACGAGATGGCATCTTTCAAGTCCAGCCAGCTGGTGGAATACGCGGTCTATCTGAAGAGGATGCTCCAGGAGTCGGGCGTGTCGATGGCCAGGAGGATCAAGATGGGGGCGGGCTTATAG
- the prf1 gene encoding peptide chain release factor aRF-1, with protein sequence MSVARPPNGVYVLKSTVEMRAFINILKKFRGYATTLITLYINSERPMPDVLNLLRSEWSTASNIKDKTTRTHVQDTLERIINNLKGEAKAPENGMAVFAGFHMINPGNYEWVYYVVVPPQPIYTFKYICDTAFHTEILEDQMKSSVAYGIIVIERGEAVLAVLRGGQWEVIKTVEFFVPSKHSAGGQSANRYKRQTEHLAEVFYKVVAEEANKVYLSMPALKGLIVAGPGPTKEDFLEEGGLDYRLKEKVLAVVSACCANEYGDTEAIRNAEEQLKETEYVRAKELMDRVMYYAVKKSEYMVYGREKVLRAMEMGIAEVVVVAEELGEDAVLDIVMRGDSKGVKVEVVPKGVEESKTLVQAFGGYVALLNTPAWVLEQEASAAQS encoded by the coding sequence GTGAGCGTCGCCAGACCTCCCAACGGCGTCTACGTCCTCAAGAGCACCGTGGAGATGCGGGCCTTCATAAACATACTCAAGAAGTTCAGAGGCTACGCCACCACCCTCATAACTCTCTACATAAACTCGGAGAGGCCTATGCCGGACGTGCTGAACCTCCTGAGGAGCGAGTGGTCGACGGCCTCCAACATAAAGGACAAGACCACGAGGACCCACGTGCAGGACACTCTGGAGCGCATAATAAACAACCTCAAGGGCGAGGCGAAGGCCCCCGAGAACGGCATGGCGGTCTTCGCGGGGTTCCACATGATCAACCCGGGGAACTACGAGTGGGTCTACTACGTCGTAGTCCCTCCGCAGCCCATCTACACCTTCAAATACATCTGCGACACGGCCTTCCACACCGAGATACTGGAGGATCAGATGAAGTCCAGTGTGGCGTACGGCATAATAGTCATCGAGAGGGGGGAGGCGGTGTTGGCCGTCCTGAGGGGCGGCCAGTGGGAGGTGATAAAGACTGTGGAGTTCTTCGTGCCCAGCAAACACAGCGCGGGCGGCCAGTCGGCCAACCGCTACAAGAGGCAGACGGAGCATCTGGCCGAGGTGTTCTACAAGGTGGTCGCAGAGGAGGCCAACAAAGTCTATCTCTCTATGCCGGCGCTCAAGGGGCTGATAGTGGCCGGCCCCGGCCCCACGAAGGAGGACTTCTTGGAGGAGGGGGGCCTCGACTACAGGCTGAAGGAGAAGGTGTTGGCCGTGGTGTCCGCCTGTTGCGCCAACGAGTACGGCGACACTGAGGCCATCAGAAACGCCGAGGAGCAGCTCAAGGAGACTGAGTATGTGAGAGCTAAGGAGCTTATGGACAGAGTCATGTACTACGCAGTAAAGAAGAGCGAATATATGGTATACGGGAGGGAGAAAGTTCTGAGGGCCATGGAGATGGGGATAGCTGAGGTCGTCGTCGTAGCCGAGGAGTTGGGCGAGGACGCAGTCTTGGACATAGTCATGAGGGGCGACTCCAAGGGGGTCAAAGTCGAGGTGGTACCCAAGGGCGTGGAGGAGTCCAAGACCCTCGTGCAGGCCTTCGGCGGATACGTGGCCCTTTTGAACACGCCCGCCTGGGTTCTAGAGCAGGAGGCCTCCGCGGCGCAGAGCTAG